A genomic segment from Microbacterium sp. SORGH_AS_0428 encodes:
- the ccsB gene encoding c-type cytochrome biogenesis protein CcsB, with protein sequence MPEQLSLDAVSLLTVWTAVAIYALAFIAYTIDLARRSADAVDRQDAHVRERELVGAGGETISQVRASEERAAASLSARGRDRSRPVWARIGTSLTWLAFLFHVTGAVLRGIAAERVPWSNMYEFALTGTVLIVAVYLGVLFRYDLRFLGAFITGLVAVLMGWATLLHVDVVPLADPLKSVWLVVHVFVASLATAFFALAFALSVTQLLQARRERKAAAADAKTGPRFLRILPGADALESLAYRFAIVGFIFWTFTLIAGSIWANDAWGRYWGFDTKEVWTFVIWVLYAGYIHARATRGWRGTRSAWLSIIGFSAVMFNFTIVNLFFKGLHVYSGLS encoded by the coding sequence ATGCCCGAACAGCTCTCGCTCGACGCGGTCTCGCTGCTCACCGTCTGGACGGCGGTCGCGATCTACGCCCTCGCGTTCATCGCGTACACGATCGACCTCGCCCGCCGCTCCGCCGACGCCGTCGACCGGCAGGACGCCCACGTGCGCGAGCGTGAGCTCGTCGGCGCCGGCGGCGAGACGATCTCGCAGGTGCGCGCGAGCGAAGAGCGCGCCGCCGCATCCCTCTCCGCACGCGGACGCGACCGCTCGCGTCCGGTGTGGGCGCGCATCGGCACGTCGCTGACGTGGCTCGCGTTCCTCTTCCACGTGACCGGAGCGGTGCTGCGCGGCATCGCCGCCGAGCGGGTGCCGTGGTCGAACATGTACGAGTTCGCTCTGACGGGCACGGTGCTCATCGTCGCCGTGTATCTGGGTGTGCTGTTCCGCTACGACCTGCGCTTCCTGGGCGCGTTCATCACGGGACTGGTCGCTGTGCTGATGGGCTGGGCGACGCTGCTCCACGTCGATGTCGTGCCGCTGGCCGACCCGCTGAAGAGCGTCTGGCTCGTGGTGCACGTGTTCGTCGCCTCACTGGCGACGGCGTTCTTCGCGCTCGCCTTCGCGCTCTCGGTGACCCAGTTGCTGCAGGCGCGACGCGAACGCAAGGCGGCCGCCGCCGACGCGAAGACCGGCCCGCGGTTCCTGCGCATCCTCCCCGGTGCCGACGCGCTGGAGTCGCTCGCCTACCGGTTCGCGATCGTCGGGTTCATCTTCTGGACCTTCACCCTCATCGCCGGGTCCATCTGGGCCAACGACGCGTGGGGTCGGTACTGGGGCTTCGACACCAAAGAGGTGTGGACCTTCGTGATCTGGGTGCTCTACGCCGGTTACATCCACGCCCGCGCAACGCGAGGATGGCGCGGCACGCGCTCGGCGTGGCTCTCGATCATCGGCTTCAGCGCCGTGATGTTCAACTTCACGATCGTGAACCTCTTCTTCAAGGGCCTGCACGTCTACAGCGGCCTCAGCTGA
- a CDS encoding YhgE/Pip family protein, producing MTVPIERSHARRPVTWLTVLGIVLLPVVIGGLLVAALYNPVERLENMSAAIVNDDKPVEIDGQLAPLGRQLTAGLVEGSSDVPSNIDWTISNDEDAAAGLADGTYSAVITIPENFSAAATSTAPGSTPEQATISVESAPDGRVVDQAITAQITQTAASVFGSAVSKQYLTNVLLGFTTLHDQLGDAASGAQQLADGSASAAHGASELSSGVGQLATGADQLASGASQAATGAAALPGGAQQLASGARQLSDGAGTLAVGLDAASRAVVNQDLKNAAAATTTAANSALTQTQTLGTTLGGLVQECAVTYGPTAPLCAELAATIGDAKNPTPGTVAGIGTAAGTAAGYGQGTADGIDKLMTDTSAGIAQAAAGARDLQSGAGGLATGADQLAAGAAQLSGGVSQLAGGASALASGADQASTGAVSLADGVNQLSSGAGSLANGLDTAVDQVPTYTDEQAQQTASVVAEPVSAQGIGSNLFGAAAIPLLTALVLWFGGLGSYVAFQAVSARALTSRRSSVTLALRAFAPGAVLGAVQGLLVAGVVQLAASYDWADWSIFAAICVVAGVAFAAVNQALVAVFGGAGRWIGAIIGAFVVATGVVSTVPGVLTSIASVLPVQPAYAAMLGALTSAGGVTAGITVLVVWLLLSLVATTIVVSRRRTVSARAALA from the coding sequence ATGACCGTCCCCATCGAACGCTCCCACGCCCGACGTCCCGTCACCTGGTTGACGGTCCTCGGGATCGTGCTGCTGCCCGTCGTCATCGGCGGGCTCCTCGTGGCGGCCCTCTACAACCCGGTCGAACGACTCGAGAACATGTCGGCCGCGATCGTGAACGACGACAAGCCGGTGGAGATCGACGGGCAGCTGGCGCCGCTCGGACGCCAGCTCACCGCGGGTCTCGTCGAGGGTTCGTCGGACGTACCGAGCAACATCGACTGGACGATCTCCAACGACGAGGATGCGGCCGCGGGTCTCGCCGACGGCACCTACAGTGCGGTCATCACGATCCCCGAGAACTTCTCCGCCGCCGCCACCTCCACCGCCCCCGGCTCGACCCCGGAGCAAGCGACGATCTCGGTCGAGAGCGCACCGGACGGACGCGTGGTCGACCAGGCGATCACGGCGCAGATCACACAGACGGCCGCATCCGTGTTCGGCAGCGCCGTCTCGAAGCAGTACCTCACGAACGTGCTGCTCGGGTTCACGACCCTGCACGACCAGCTGGGTGACGCGGCGAGCGGCGCGCAGCAGCTGGCCGACGGCTCCGCGAGCGCCGCACACGGCGCGAGCGAGCTGTCCAGCGGCGTCGGTCAGCTTGCCACGGGCGCCGACCAGCTCGCCTCCGGCGCCTCGCAGGCCGCCACGGGAGCGGCCGCACTGCCCGGGGGCGCGCAGCAGCTCGCATCCGGTGCGCGCCAGCTCTCCGACGGCGCCGGCACCCTCGCGGTCGGCCTCGATGCCGCATCCCGCGCCGTCGTGAACCAGGACCTCAAGAACGCGGCCGCCGCCACGACGACGGCCGCGAACAGCGCGCTGACCCAGACGCAGACCCTGGGCACGACACTCGGCGGCCTCGTCCAGGAGTGCGCCGTGACGTACGGCCCCACGGCGCCCCTGTGCGCCGAGCTCGCCGCGACCATCGGCGACGCCAAGAACCCGACCCCCGGCACGGTGGCGGGGATCGGCACGGCCGCGGGGACCGCCGCGGGCTACGGCCAGGGCACGGCCGACGGCATCGACAAGCTGATGACGGACACGAGCGCGGGCATCGCACAGGCCGCCGCCGGTGCGCGCGATCTGCAGTCCGGTGCCGGCGGTCTCGCCACCGGCGCCGACCAGCTCGCGGCGGGCGCTGCCCAGCTCTCGGGCGGCGTCTCGCAGCTGGCCGGCGGGGCGAGCGCCCTGGCGAGCGGTGCAGACCAGGCATCCACCGGCGCCGTGTCGCTCGCCGACGGCGTGAACCAGCTCTCGAGCGGTGCAGGCTCGCTCGCGAACGGACTGGACACCGCGGTCGACCAGGTCCCGACCTACACCGACGAGCAGGCGCAGCAGACCGCATCCGTCGTCGCCGAGCCGGTTTCGGCGCAGGGAATCGGCTCGAACCTGTTCGGGGCGGCGGCCATCCCGCTGCTGACCGCCCTGGTGCTCTGGTTCGGCGGTCTCGGATCGTACGTGGCGTTCCAGGCGGTGTCCGCCCGGGCACTCACGAGCCGCCGATCCTCGGTGACGCTCGCACTGCGCGCCTTCGCACCCGGTGCCGTCCTGGGCGCCGTGCAAGGTCTGCTCGTGGCCGGCGTCGTGCAGCTCGCAGCGAGCTACGACTGGGCGGACTGGTCGATCTTCGCGGCGATCTGCGTGGTCGCCGGCGTCGCCTTCGCCGCTGTCAACCAGGCTCTCGTGGCCGTCTTCGGCGGCGCGGGTCGGTGGATCGGCGCCATCATCGGCGCCTTCGTCGTGGCGACGGGGGTCGTCTCCACGGTCCCGGGCGTGCTGACCTCGATCGCCTCGGTGCTGCCGGTGCAACCCGCCTACGCCGCGATGCTCGGCGCTCTCACGAGCGCCGGCGGGGTGACGGCCGGAATCACCGTCCTCGTCGTGTGGCTGCTGCTGTCGCTCGTGGCGACGACGATCGTCGTCTCCCGTCGCCGTACCGTCTCGGCCCGCGCCGCCCTCGCCTGA
- a CDS encoding efflux RND transporter permease subunit — protein sequence MSTLLYSLGRWSYRRPWRVLIAWLLLLALAGGGAAVFSQGTDNSFSIPGTESQAGLEQLSRTFPQVSGTNAQFVVVAADGTKITDDDYRTRIEDTISTIEKLDGVLAVTDPYDASITGSISDDDSAAIVRMQFNGQVTDVPESTRTDLQSTVDALEPELPAGSQVALGGDLFAVSLPGVTVTELVGLLIALVVLIVTFRSFVVAGLPLMTAILGVGLSMALIFVATAFASVSSTTPLLALMLGLAVGIDYALFIISRHQDQVREGADPEESAARATGTAGSAVLFAGMTVLIALIGLGFAGIPFLTTMGVAAAVAVAIAVLVAVTLTPAMLGFVKGRVRGWSRRDRRPAVDAAAPARRGFSARWVAMVTRHPVVTTVAVVAALGVAAIPATSLALALPNAGQLPKGDAARVAYDLTSEHFGPGANGPLIMTGTIVTSTDPLTLMKDLGDEISRIPGVKEVALATPNQAADTGIVQIVPETAPDDPATAELVRELRAQHDRLLDEYGVDLQVTGFTAVAIDISDRLSAALLPFGIFVVGLSLILLMIVFRSIWVPVKAALGYLLSVAASFGVVAAVFEWGWFADLLHVARVGPVISFMPIVLMGVLFGLAMDYEVFLVSRMREDFVHARRDNPDRPAREIALEAVRSGYTASARVVTAAAIIMFAVFAAFVPEGDSNLKPIALGLATGIAIDAFLVRMTLVPAVMALLADKAWWMPKWLERVLPHFDIEGEAVERELSLREWASSGSAVVVADKLALRTEARPVFGPVDATVGPGEALVVAAEDPAATHALTLVLAGRLSPSGGRLRVAGHLLPERGAWVRARAGMALLATASDPVDDLRHALSGSPAVVVIDGIDRLERLPHTERDTALALLRDAAARQLTLVATAVGSASDIAAARTLLTDAGYRTGEPVTLPTAPAEVLA from the coding sequence GTGTCCACGCTCCTGTACTCGCTCGGCCGCTGGTCGTACCGTCGCCCGTGGCGCGTCCTGATCGCGTGGCTCCTGCTGCTCGCCCTGGCCGGCGGCGGCGCCGCGGTGTTCTCGCAGGGCACCGACAACAGCTTCTCGATCCCGGGCACCGAGTCGCAGGCGGGCCTGGAACAGCTGTCGCGCACCTTCCCCCAGGTCAGCGGCACCAACGCCCAGTTCGTCGTGGTCGCCGCCGATGGCACGAAGATCACGGACGACGACTACCGCACGCGCATCGAGGACACGATCTCGACGATCGAGAAGCTCGACGGCGTGCTGGCGGTGACCGACCCCTATGACGCGTCGATCACCGGCAGCATCTCCGACGACGACAGTGCGGCGATCGTGCGGATGCAGTTCAACGGTCAGGTGACCGACGTGCCGGAATCCACACGCACCGATCTGCAGTCCACGGTCGACGCGCTGGAGCCCGAGCTCCCCGCAGGATCGCAGGTGGCGCTCGGCGGCGACCTGTTCGCCGTCTCACTGCCGGGCGTCACCGTCACCGAGCTCGTCGGCCTGCTCATCGCGCTCGTCGTGCTGATCGTGACCTTCCGCTCGTTCGTCGTCGCGGGGCTTCCCCTGATGACGGCGATCCTGGGGGTCGGCCTGTCGATGGCGCTCATCTTCGTGGCCACCGCATTCGCCTCGGTGTCCTCGACGACGCCGCTGCTCGCACTCATGCTCGGCCTCGCGGTGGGCATCGACTACGCGTTGTTCATCATCTCCCGGCATCAGGATCAGGTCCGTGAGGGCGCGGACCCCGAGGAGTCCGCGGCCCGGGCCACCGGCACGGCCGGCTCCGCCGTGCTCTTCGCCGGGATGACGGTGCTCATCGCACTCATCGGCCTCGGTTTCGCCGGCATCCCGTTCCTGACGACGATGGGTGTCGCGGCCGCGGTGGCCGTCGCGATCGCCGTGCTGGTGGCCGTCACCCTGACCCCGGCGATGCTCGGCTTCGTGAAGGGCCGCGTGCGCGGCTGGAGCAGACGCGACCGGCGCCCGGCTGTGGATGCGGCCGCCCCCGCCCGACGCGGCTTCTCGGCGCGGTGGGTGGCCATGGTGACACGCCACCCCGTCGTGACGACGGTCGCGGTCGTGGCGGCGCTCGGGGTGGCGGCCATCCCGGCGACGAGCCTCGCGCTCGCCCTCCCCAACGCAGGTCAGCTGCCCAAGGGCGACGCGGCACGCGTCGCGTACGACCTGACGAGCGAGCACTTCGGCCCCGGCGCCAACGGGCCGCTCATCATGACCGGGACGATCGTGACCTCGACCGACCCGCTCACCCTCATGAAGGACCTCGGCGACGAGATCTCCCGCATCCCGGGCGTGAAGGAGGTCGCCCTCGCGACCCCGAACCAGGCCGCCGACACCGGCATCGTGCAGATCGTGCCGGAGACCGCCCCCGACGACCCGGCCACGGCCGAGCTCGTGCGGGAGCTCCGCGCCCAGCACGACCGCCTCCTCGACGAATACGGCGTCGATCTCCAGGTCACCGGCTTCACGGCCGTGGCCATCGACATCTCCGACCGCCTGTCGGCGGCTCTGCTGCCCTTCGGCATCTTCGTCGTCGGACTCTCCCTCATCCTTCTGATGATCGTCTTCCGCTCCATCTGGGTACCGGTCAAGGCCGCTCTCGGCTACCTGCTCTCGGTCGCCGCCTCGTTCGGCGTCGTCGCGGCCGTGTTCGAGTGGGGCTGGTTCGCCGACCTCCTGCACGTGGCGCGTGTCGGGCCCGTCATCAGCTTCATGCCGATCGTGCTGATGGGCGTGCTGTTCGGTCTCGCGATGGACTACGAGGTGTTCCTCGTCTCCCGGATGCGGGAGGACTTCGTGCACGCCCGCCGCGACAACCCCGATCGTCCGGCGCGAGAGATCGCACTCGAGGCCGTGCGCAGCGGCTACACCGCATCCGCTCGCGTGGTGACGGCCGCCGCCATCATCATGTTCGCGGTGTTCGCGGCCTTCGTCCCCGAGGGCGACTCGAACCTCAAACCGATCGCGCTCGGGCTCGCGACGGGAATCGCCATCGACGCGTTCCTCGTGCGCATGACGCTCGTGCCCGCCGTCATGGCGCTGCTCGCAGACAAGGCCTGGTGGATGCCGAAGTGGCTGGAGCGCGTCCTGCCGCACTTCGACATCGAGGGCGAGGCCGTCGAACGGGAGCTGTCGCTGCGCGAGTGGGCGAGCAGCGGCTCGGCCGTCGTCGTCGCCGACAAGCTCGCGCTGCGCACCGAGGCGAGGCCCGTGTTCGGGCCGGTGGATGCGACCGTCGGCCCGGGCGAGGCGCTCGTGGTCGCGGCAGAGGATCCCGCAGCGACGCACGCGCTGACGCTCGTCCTGGCGGGCCGGCTGAGCCCGAGCGGCGGCCGCCTCCGGGTCGCGGGCCACCTGCTGCCCGAACGCGGCGCCTGGGTGCGGGCGCGCGCCGGGATGGCGCTGCTGGCCACCGCATCCGACCCCGTCGACGACCTCCGACACGCGCTGTCGGGCTCGCCCGCGGTCGTCGTGATCGACGGCATCGACCGCCTCGAGCGACTGCCCCACACCGAACGCGACACGGCACTGGCGCTGCTGCGCGACGCCGCGGCGCGACAGCTCACGCTCGTCGCCACCGCCGTGGGGTCCGCATCCGACATCGCCGCCGCACGCACGCTGCTCACCGACGCCGGGTACCGCACCGGCGAACCCGTCACCCTTCCCACGGCTCCCGCGGAGGTGCTCGCATGA
- a CDS encoding helix-turn-helix domain-containing protein — protein MTQPAVPRSRENTRARLLAAASEVFAELGLEGASVEAICERAGFTRGAFYSNFASKEELLLGLMQQVADQKLERVTERVRELGEDASVHRTVAELVTSILDVGTDGPTGVVLMSEIRTNAMRDERLAAAYLAWEAAMAERVAELVADVADAYRLRLRIPAIEFARLVLDIWDATCAFAVISGLAPLAAKDLLTQRTATLAAAVTDSE, from the coding sequence GTGACGCAGCCTGCCGTGCCCCGCAGCCGCGAGAACACCCGTGCGCGGCTTCTCGCGGCCGCATCCGAGGTCTTCGCCGAACTGGGCCTGGAAGGTGCATCCGTGGAGGCGATCTGCGAGCGCGCCGGCTTCACGCGTGGTGCTTTCTACTCCAACTTCGCCTCGAAGGAGGAGCTGCTGCTGGGGCTCATGCAGCAGGTCGCCGATCAGAAGCTGGAGCGGGTCACCGAGCGGGTGCGAGAGCTCGGCGAGGACGCGTCGGTTCACCGGACCGTCGCCGAGCTGGTCACGAGCATCCTCGACGTCGGAACCGACGGGCCTACGGGGGTCGTGCTGATGAGCGAGATCCGCACGAACGCGATGCGCGACGAACGGCTCGCCGCGGCCTACCTCGCCTGGGAAGCCGCCATGGCGGAGCGGGTCGCGGAGCTCGTCGCCGATGTCGCGGATGCGTACCGGTTGCGGCTGCGCATCCCGGCGATCGAGTTCGCGCGCCTGGTGCTCGATATCTGGGACGCCACCTGCGCCTTCGCGGTGATCTCGGGCCTCGCCCCCCTGGCCGCCAAGGATCTGCTGACCCAGCGCACGGCGACGCTGGCGGCGGCGGTCACCGACTCGGAGTGA
- a CDS encoding o-succinylbenzoate synthase → MTLTIADIRSNLHVVALPLRTRFRGIEVREALLFEGPAGWAEFSPFAEYGDDEAATWLAAAIDFAENPQPDAVRTRIPVNATVPAVAASAVAEVLSHFDGCRTAKVKVAEAGQTLADDIARVAAVRAAMGPAGRIRIDANGGWNVDEAEHALRELAEYDLEYAEQPCASVSELAELRWRVHRSGIDIAADESVRKAADPLLVAREQAADLLVVKAAPLGGVRRALRIVADAGLPAVVSSALDTSVGLGMGLALAAALPELDHDCGLGTASLLAADVTAEPLRAVDGAIEVRRAVPDADLLGRYAAPPARREWWVERLERCFGLASGSGLTPSR, encoded by the coding sequence GTGACACTCACCATCGCCGACATCCGCTCGAACCTCCACGTCGTCGCCCTTCCGCTGCGTACCCGCTTCCGCGGCATCGAGGTGCGCGAGGCGCTCCTGTTCGAGGGGCCCGCCGGGTGGGCGGAGTTCTCCCCCTTCGCCGAGTACGGCGACGACGAGGCGGCGACCTGGCTGGCCGCGGCGATCGACTTCGCCGAGAACCCGCAACCGGATGCGGTGCGCACCCGCATCCCGGTCAACGCCACCGTTCCCGCCGTCGCCGCATCCGCGGTGGCCGAGGTCCTCAGCCACTTCGACGGCTGCCGCACCGCGAAGGTGAAGGTCGCCGAGGCAGGCCAGACCCTGGCCGACGACATCGCACGCGTCGCCGCCGTGCGCGCGGCGATGGGGCCGGCCGGCCGCATCCGCATCGACGCGAACGGCGGCTGGAACGTCGACGAGGCCGAGCACGCACTGCGCGAGTTGGCCGAGTACGACCTCGAGTACGCGGAACAGCCGTGCGCGAGCGTGTCGGAACTCGCCGAGCTCCGCTGGCGCGTGCATCGTTCCGGCATCGACATCGCGGCCGACGAGAGCGTACGCAAGGCCGCGGACCCGCTGCTCGTCGCCCGCGAGCAGGCGGCCGATCTCCTGGTGGTGAAGGCCGCGCCGCTCGGCGGTGTGCGCCGGGCGCTGCGGATCGTCGCCGATGCGGGGCTCCCCGCCGTGGTCTCCAGCGCGCTGGACACCTCGGTGGGGCTCGGCATGGGGCTCGCGCTCGCCGCGGCGCTGCCCGAGCTGGATCACGACTGCGGGTTGGGGACCGCTTCTCTGCTGGCGGCCGACGTGACCGCCGAGCCGCTGCGCGCCGTCGACGGGGCGATCGAGGTGCGGCGCGCGGTGCCGGACGCCGACCTGTTGGGCAGGTATGCCGCTCCGCCCGCCCGCCGCGAGTGGTGGGTAGAGCGCCTCGAGCGCTGCTTCGGGCTTGCGAGCGGGTCCGGTCTCACTCCGAGTCGGTGA
- a CDS encoding LLM class F420-dependent oxidoreductase, with the protein MPLLDTPVRLGLQLQPQHATYSDIRDAVVRFEDMGVDILFNWDHFYPLFGDPDGAHFESWTMLAAWAEQTERVEFGALVNCNSYRNPDLQADMARTIDHISAKGGEGRFIFGTGSGWFQRDYDEYGYEFGTAGSRLNDLADGLGRVTTRWDKLNPAPTRRIPILIGGAGEQKTLRLVARHADIWHSFVAPEDIAHKIGVIEKWAETEGRDVSNLVISNELKDRDEEYADALFAAGVRTFTLGLNGPDYDPEIARRWLRWRDAKNG; encoded by the coding sequence ATGCCTCTTCTCGATACTCCGGTCCGCCTCGGCCTCCAGCTCCAGCCGCAGCACGCCACCTACTCCGACATCCGCGACGCCGTGGTGCGGTTCGAGGACATGGGCGTGGACATCCTGTTCAACTGGGACCACTTCTACCCGTTGTTCGGCGACCCGGACGGCGCGCACTTCGAGTCCTGGACCATGCTCGCCGCCTGGGCCGAGCAGACCGAGCGCGTCGAGTTCGGCGCCCTCGTGAACTGCAACAGCTACCGCAACCCCGACCTGCAGGCGGACATGGCCCGCACGATCGACCACATCAGCGCCAAGGGCGGCGAGGGACGATTCATCTTCGGCACGGGCTCGGGCTGGTTCCAGCGCGACTACGACGAGTACGGCTATGAGTTCGGCACCGCCGGCTCGCGGCTGAACGACCTCGCGGACGGCCTCGGGCGTGTGACGACCCGCTGGGACAAGCTGAACCCGGCGCCGACCCGCCGCATCCCGATCCTCATCGGCGGTGCGGGCGAGCAGAAGACGCTGCGCCTCGTCGCGCGTCATGCCGACATCTGGCACAGCTTCGTCGCGCCGGAAGACATCGCGCACAAGATCGGAGTGATCGAGAAGTGGGCTGAGACCGAGGGCCGCGATGTCTCGAATCTGGTGATCTCGAACGAGCTCAAGGATCGTGACGAGGAGTACGCCGACGCGCTCTTCGCCGCGGGCGTGCGCACCTTCACGCTCGGTCTCAACGGCCCCGACTACGACCCGGAGATCGCTCGCCGCTGGCTGCGCTGGCGCGACGCGAAGAACGGCTGA
- a CDS encoding 1,4-dihydroxy-2-naphthoyl-CoA synthase has translation MSVSELFDPAEWELAPGADSYTDITAHVSRDGRIARIAFDRPEVRNAFRPHTVDELYRALDAARQNPRIGVVLLTGNGPSPKDGGWAFCSGGDQRIRGRDGYKYSDDQATVVDPARAGRLHILEVQRLIRFMPKVVIAVIPGWAAGGGHSLHIVADLSIASAEHGRFKQTDADVGSFDAGYGSAYMARQVGQKIAREVFFLAEEYSAQRAYEMGAVNRVVPHAELEREAIAMARTILTKSPTAIRMLKFAFNAVDDGLVGQQVFAGEATRLAYGTDEAVEGRDAFLEKREPDWSPYPWHY, from the coding sequence GTGAGCGTCTCCGAGCTGTTCGACCCGGCGGAGTGGGAACTCGCCCCCGGGGCGGATTCCTACACCGACATCACCGCGCACGTCTCGCGCGACGGCCGCATCGCGCGCATCGCGTTCGATCGACCCGAGGTGCGAAACGCCTTCCGCCCGCACACGGTGGACGAGCTCTACCGCGCGCTGGATGCGGCGCGCCAGAACCCCCGCATCGGGGTCGTCCTGCTCACGGGCAACGGCCCGAGCCCGAAGGACGGCGGGTGGGCCTTCTGCTCCGGCGGCGACCAGCGCATCCGCGGGCGCGACGGCTACAAGTACTCCGACGACCAGGCGACGGTCGTCGACCCCGCACGGGCCGGGCGCCTGCACATCCTCGAAGTGCAGCGCCTGATCCGCTTCATGCCGAAGGTCGTCATCGCCGTGATCCCCGGGTGGGCGGCAGGCGGTGGACACTCGCTGCACATCGTCGCCGACCTGTCGATCGCCTCGGCCGAGCACGGACGCTTCAAGCAGACGGATGCGGATGTGGGCTCCTTCGATGCGGGCTACGGGTCGGCGTACATGGCCCGCCAGGTGGGGCAGAAGATCGCGCGCGAGGTGTTCTTCCTGGCGGAGGAGTACTCGGCTCAGCGCGCCTACGAGATGGGCGCGGTCAACCGTGTCGTGCCGCACGCCGAGCTCGAACGCGAGGCCATCGCGATGGCGCGCACGATCCTCACCAAGTCGCCGACGGCGATCCGGATGCTGAAGTTCGCCTTCAACGCCGTCGACGACGGGCTCGTGGGCCAGCAGGTGTTCGCCGGTGAGGCGACCCGTCTGGCGTACGGTACCGACGAGGCTGTCGAGGGCCGGGACGCGTTCCTCGAGAAGCGCGAGCCGGACTGGTCGCCGTACCCGTGGCACTACTGA